A single Pirellulaceae bacterium DNA region contains:
- a CDS encoding ThuA domain-containing protein, translating to MPLLRGSAQLFAEDKAPKKRILFFTRSQTFEHSVIRRISDAPSHAGRVMSEFAGAAGFEFHETKDGSVFDGDLDQYDAFFFFTTGDLTKSGGDKQPPMSEKGKQRLLDAIAAGKGMFGSHCASDTFHSAGPAFENQSERDPYIDMLGGEFIRHGRQQEATQRVVDAKFPGMGPAGMEFRMHEEWYSLKNFAQDMHVLLVQETKGMKDLDYDRPPFPATWVRRHNQGRVFYTSMGHREDVWTNAIFQSIVVGGLQWVTRQFDADIKPNMAEVTPEASKLPVPK from the coding sequence ATGCCATTGCTGCGAGGCTCGGCTCAATTGTTTGCCGAAGATAAGGCCCCTAAGAAGCGGATTCTGTTTTTCACTCGTAGCCAGACCTTTGAACACTCCGTAATTCGACGAATCAGTGACGCACCTAGCCACGCAGGCCGCGTGATGAGTGAGTTTGCAGGGGCTGCCGGTTTTGAATTCCATGAGACCAAGGATGGCAGCGTGTTCGATGGCGACCTGGACCAATACGACGCCTTTTTCTTTTTCACAACCGGCGATCTGACCAAATCCGGTGGCGACAAACAGCCGCCGATGTCGGAAAAGGGCAAGCAGCGCTTGCTGGACGCGATTGCTGCGGGCAAGGGCATGTTCGGTAGTCATTGTGCTAGCGACACTTTTCACTCGGCTGGGCCGGCCTTTGAGAATCAAAGTGAGCGCGATCCCTATATTGATATGCTGGGGGGCGAGTTCATTCGGCATGGCCGCCAGCAGGAGGCAACGCAGCGCGTGGTGGATGCCAAATTCCCGGGCATGGGGCCGGCGGGAATGGAGTTCCGTATGCACGAAGAGTGGTATTCGCTCAAGAATTTTGCTCAGGATATGCACGTGCTGCTGGTGCAGGAAACCAAAGGCATGAAGGACTTGGACTACGATCGACCACCCTTCCCGGCTACATGGGTTCGCCGGCATAACCAAGGTCGCGTCTTCTATACTTCGATGGGTCACCGTGAAGACGTTTGGACCAACGCTATCTTTCAGTCGATCGTTGTTGGCGGGCTGCAGTGGGTCACACGGCAATTCGATGCTGATATCAAACCGAACATGGCCGAAGTGACTCCGGAAGCTAGCAAACTGCCGGTTCCGAAATAG
- a CDS encoding solute:sodium symporter family transporter: MTVVTFLLFTGLVGLLTWWIVRGSSLETDVDYFLAGRSLTGKYIAGSLLLTNLSTEQLIGLNAGAFKEGLSVMAWEVVAGCSLVVLALVFLPRYLKSGIATIPQFLEQRYGTAVRTLASLIFIVAYMLILLPFVLYLGARGLTDILDLSNILPGSDLQIIWQVIAFIAIVGGAYAIFGGLKAVAVSDTFNGAGLLIGGLLITYYALGTITEPGESWLDALQKIKAHDPDAFQSLGSLDEDVSWPTLMTGVLLLNFFYWCSNQQIIQRSLAAKNLAEGQKGVLIAAFFKILAPIILILPGIIAAYLVATHPEFAQRVGGDANQAYGALVGHVLPAPLVGFFAAVVVGTILSTFNSVLHSSATLFSLDVHQKFLNPQATKHQLVRSGQICSLIVGIFAVLAAPNFFHGREQVFGFFQKLNGVYFIPLLAIMLVGLFNRTVDGRSALIALLSGLTLMVLGTFFPGEWLKQWFASGYHYMGCVFAVLIFLQLALGKLGCRLPAPYIQRDVQAVDLTPWKMARPVGAILILTVIGIYAALAIW; the protein is encoded by the coding sequence ATGACTGTGGTTACTTTCTTGCTGTTTACTGGGTTGGTCGGGTTGTTGACGTGGTGGATCGTACGGGGCTCGAGTCTCGAGACGGATGTGGATTACTTTCTGGCCGGACGTAGCTTAACCGGAAAATACATTGCCGGGTCACTTTTGCTGACCAACCTGTCGACCGAACAGTTGATTGGACTGAACGCTGGAGCCTTTAAGGAGGGTCTGTCGGTCATGGCCTGGGAGGTGGTAGCCGGCTGCTCGCTGGTCGTGCTGGCTCTGGTTTTCCTGCCGCGCTACCTCAAGTCTGGTATCGCGACAATTCCCCAGTTCCTGGAGCAGCGTTACGGCACGGCGGTGCGGACATTGGCCAGCTTGATTTTTATCGTGGCTTACATGCTGATCCTTTTGCCGTTCGTGCTGTACTTGGGCGCGCGAGGTCTGACCGACATTCTAGATTTGAGCAACATACTGCCCGGCAGTGATTTGCAGATTATTTGGCAGGTGATTGCGTTTATTGCCATCGTCGGCGGAGCGTACGCGATCTTTGGCGGGCTGAAGGCGGTGGCGGTCTCGGATACGTTTAACGGAGCAGGGCTACTGATTGGCGGTTTGCTGATTACCTACTACGCGTTGGGGACCATTACCGAACCTGGTGAATCATGGCTTGACGCACTACAGAAAATCAAAGCACACGATCCCGATGCCTTTCAGTCGCTAGGTAGTCTGGATGAAGACGTTTCCTGGCCCACCCTGATGACCGGAGTCTTGCTACTGAATTTCTTCTATTGGTGCTCGAACCAACAGATCATCCAGCGCTCATTGGCTGCCAAAAACCTGGCGGAAGGGCAGAAGGGCGTTCTGATCGCAGCTTTCTTCAAGATATTGGCCCCCATCATTCTGATCCTGCCCGGCATCATCGCAGCCTATTTGGTGGCGACCCACCCCGAGTTCGCGCAGCGAGTCGGCGGCGATGCTAATCAGGCTTATGGTGCGCTGGTGGGTCATGTACTGCCGGCGCCGCTGGTGGGCTTTTTTGCTGCCGTCGTCGTTGGCACGATCCTGTCCACGTTTAATTCGGTACTGCACTCCTCGGCAACATTGTTTTCGCTGGATGTGCATCAGAAATTCCTGAATCCGCAAGCCACCAAACACCAATTGGTGCGCTCGGGGCAGATATGCAGCCTGATCGTAGGCATCTTTGCAGTGCTCGCAGCCCCCAACTTTTTTCATGGCCGTGAACAGGTATTCGGCTTTTTTCAGAAGCTTAACGGCGTGTACTTCATTCCACTGTTGGCCATCATGTTGGTGGGGCTATTCAATCGCACCGTTGATGGACGTTCGGCTCTAATTGCATTATTGTCCGGTTTGACGCTAATGGTGCTGGGTACATTTTTCCCGGGAGAATGGCTGAAACAATGGTTTGCATCTGGCTACCATTACATGGGCTGTGTATTCGCGGTGCTGATCTTCCTGCAGCTGGCGCTTGGCAAGCTTGGCTGTCGGCTACCCGCGCCCTACATACAGCGCGATGTACAAGCCGTCGATCTAACGCCCTGGAAGATGGCCCGCCCAGTCGGTGCCATTTTGATCCTGACGGT
- a CDS encoding AAA family ATPase, protein MKIKDVQVDGFGVWSGLSVHSMPDSMTVFYGPNEAGKTTLMQFLRTMFYGFTADRRTRYLPPVFGGKPGGAIRVTGPGGGYEICRRAQLDQQGSMGAVSVTGSDGLSQGPHRLAMLMGQVDESIFTNVFAIGLRELQELSTLDDTAAADELYKLSSGLDRVSLVDVIRQLRGARQQIAGDGGEPSQLQRLMAQREKLKDEIEQLVHHGRRWAELASLRTTQSQELDELKQRIEQWALEAKSYDLSLQVRPTWLKKAEIAQRMSVLNARLELPDESADRLAELELERQEQQAKLSKVNQRRGELREQAQRLPLRRGLMELAARIEAAAEQSPWIASIQKAQQRLESQIEQTRAQLIEDAVRLGLSEEDQKGILEDKRLTSVPDLSRQAVNQLAQPASDVRMWTTRLKQAKDQCDVEKREIEKLRQELTAGLQARGQSDIHAGLSQGSELTTLLRKRIAIEEQLKKQVARRDQLDQDAVDLQVDEAFSVERALLLGVIFVAGAFMILWGMGYWVRMFNSTAPVDPNKGLLFFVMGMCALFLVYMMNITMGKGGHDQLDEVEEQLAAIRKEIQRTQLEREELDRRLPVHSGDPEMRLREMEQGIQALESLLPLKQNLEALEQRYQAARKRAAQAAESLQSARATWKRTLQHFGISESLSPKSIRLMADGYDSLLQSRRRLSSLTEELESRQFELGAITQRVDALTRQVFAVNAAGDAVIGNDEGDILQDPNPSKLRSRPSVDPRDVPGAYKASVEAGNKALEQLAKLTELLNSQQQYIIQKRQLREKDAEFAKDAAAIEKAIDKLQRRHSALLAEYGCESDEQLLQQLKFKQEYLRLQSEQTGFAERIQEMIAGMVPMETVVRLLESGSNEDLLKRREAIGQRTTQAKQRVEQLHQRQGELAQEMKSLAADGRLAEARLELACIENQLSACAAHWQTLATTTHMLDRVCEVYETERQPETLREASAFLNQLTEGKYTRIWTPLGKNQLRIDNRAGQALPLEVLSRGTREAVFIALRLSLAAAYARRGVVLPLVLDDVLVNFDSSRAESAAKVLRDFADLGHQVIMFTCHEHIMRIFYNIGVQVRVLPAQGTVGEAEIFYPGMLSGEEVLEPQPEMVELHELEHVPVVVPEAVAVEEVAADTPPDTWATSEPLEEAEQPPSIDWLWYERGPMRFESPSESKLDWGWIESQDEVDQRSTPEDLWWRPNGVSHMKIA, encoded by the coding sequence GTGAAAATAAAGGATGTTCAAGTCGATGGATTTGGAGTCTGGTCGGGACTGTCGGTGCATTCGATGCCTGACAGCATGACAGTCTTCTACGGCCCAAATGAAGCCGGCAAGACGACGCTGATGCAGTTCCTGCGGACCATGTTCTACGGCTTCACTGCCGATCGGCGCACGCGATACTTGCCGCCCGTGTTTGGTGGTAAGCCGGGTGGGGCTATTCGCGTGACGGGTCCCGGCGGTGGTTACGAAATCTGCCGCCGAGCGCAGTTGGACCAGCAAGGTTCGATGGGGGCTGTGTCGGTCACCGGGAGCGATGGTCTGTCACAAGGGCCGCATCGCTTGGCCATGCTGATGGGACAGGTCGACGAGTCGATCTTCACCAATGTGTTTGCCATCGGCCTCCGCGAATTGCAGGAGCTGAGTACGCTGGACGATACGGCAGCAGCCGACGAATTGTACAAGTTGTCTAGCGGCCTAGATCGTGTGTCGCTGGTGGATGTGATTCGCCAGTTACGCGGAGCCCGCCAGCAGATCGCCGGCGACGGTGGCGAGCCCAGTCAGCTACAGCGACTGATGGCCCAACGTGAAAAGCTGAAAGATGAAATAGAGCAGTTGGTTCATCACGGCAGACGCTGGGCCGAACTGGCGTCGTTGCGGACCACGCAGTCCCAAGAGTTGGACGAACTGAAGCAACGCATCGAGCAGTGGGCGCTGGAGGCCAAGAGCTACGATTTGTCACTACAGGTTCGACCGACATGGCTCAAAAAGGCTGAGATAGCTCAGCGCATGAGCGTACTGAACGCGCGTCTGGAACTGCCGGATGAATCGGCTGACCGGTTGGCCGAACTCGAACTAGAACGCCAAGAACAACAGGCAAAATTGTCCAAGGTCAATCAACGTCGTGGCGAACTGCGCGAGCAGGCTCAGCGGTTGCCGCTGCGTCGCGGTTTGATGGAACTGGCTGCCCGGATCGAAGCTGCGGCCGAACAGAGTCCGTGGATCGCTTCCATTCAAAAGGCGCAACAGCGTCTGGAATCACAGATTGAGCAGACGCGTGCCCAGTTGATCGAGGATGCGGTTCGTTTAGGACTTAGCGAAGAAGATCAAAAAGGAATTCTGGAAGACAAGCGACTGACGAGCGTCCCTGATTTGTCGCGCCAAGCCGTCAATCAACTGGCCCAGCCGGCCAGCGATGTGCGTATGTGGACCACTCGGCTCAAACAAGCCAAGGACCAATGCGACGTCGAAAAACGAGAAATTGAAAAGCTTCGTCAAGAATTGACTGCCGGGTTGCAGGCTCGCGGTCAGAGCGATATTCATGCCGGACTCAGTCAAGGCAGTGAGTTGACGACATTGTTGCGCAAGCGAATTGCCATCGAAGAACAGCTCAAGAAGCAAGTCGCTCGCCGCGATCAATTGGATCAAGACGCGGTAGACCTGCAAGTAGATGAAGCGTTTAGCGTCGAACGGGCACTGCTACTTGGCGTGATCTTCGTGGCCGGTGCTTTCATGATCCTGTGGGGCATGGGCTATTGGGTGCGAATGTTCAATTCGACGGCCCCAGTCGATCCAAATAAAGGACTACTGTTCTTTGTAATGGGTATGTGTGCCCTGTTCTTAGTGTACATGATGAATATCACGATGGGCAAAGGCGGGCACGACCAGTTGGACGAAGTGGAGGAGCAACTGGCCGCTATTCGCAAGGAAATTCAGCGAACGCAGTTGGAACGCGAAGAGTTGGACCGTCGGCTGCCAGTGCATTCGGGCGATCCCGAAATGCGATTGCGCGAAATGGAACAAGGTATTCAGGCACTGGAAAGCCTATTGCCGCTCAAGCAGAATCTGGAAGCGCTCGAACAACGCTACCAAGCCGCTCGAAAGCGTGCGGCACAAGCCGCCGAGTCGCTTCAGTCAGCTCGTGCAACCTGGAAGCGAACGCTTCAGCACTTTGGGATTTCCGAGAGCCTGTCTCCCAAGAGCATTCGACTGATGGCCGATGGTTATGATTCCTTGTTGCAAAGCCGACGCAGGCTAAGCAGCCTGACCGAGGAGCTGGAGTCGCGGCAGTTCGAGTTGGGTGCGATTACTCAACGTGTTGACGCGTTAACGCGTCAAGTATTCGCGGTCAATGCAGCGGGCGACGCGGTGATCGGCAACGACGAAGGTGACATTCTGCAAGACCCCAATCCATCCAAGCTCCGCTCACGGCCTAGCGTTGATCCTCGCGATGTCCCAGGGGCCTATAAAGCCAGCGTTGAAGCTGGTAATAAAGCCTTAGAGCAACTGGCCAAGCTGACTGAACTGTTGAATTCACAGCAGCAGTACATCATTCAGAAACGGCAATTGCGCGAAAAGGATGCGGAATTTGCCAAAGATGCTGCCGCCATCGAAAAGGCGATCGATAAGCTGCAACGACGGCACAGTGCGTTGCTGGCCGAATACGGTTGTGAGAGCGACGAGCAACTGCTGCAGCAGTTGAAATTCAAACAAGAGTATTTGCGACTGCAGAGCGAACAGACTGGCTTCGCTGAGCGCATTCAAGAAATGATCGCCGGCATGGTTCCCATGGAGACGGTGGTCCGGCTGCTGGAGAGCGGTAGCAACGAAGATTTGCTGAAAAGACGCGAGGCAATTGGGCAGCGCACAACACAGGCCAAGCAGCGTGTCGAGCAACTGCACCAACGGCAGGGCGAGTTGGCTCAAGAGATGAAGTCGTTGGCCGCCGACGGACGGTTGGCAGAAGCTCGATTGGAACTGGCCTGCATCGAGAATCAATTGTCGGCCTGTGCGGCTCATTGGCAAACGTTGGCTACGACCACGCACATGTTGGATCGTGTCTGCGAGGTGTATGAAACCGAGCGCCAACCCGAGACGCTCCGCGAAGCCTCGGCATTTCTCAATCAATTGACTGAGGGCAAGTACACGCGCATCTGGACGCCGCTGGGCAAGAATCAGCTTCGCATCGACAATCGAGCCGGTCAGGCGCTGCCGCTGGAAGTGCTGTCACGCGGAACGCGCGAAGCGGTGTTTATTGCGCTTCGATTGTCGCTAGCTGCAGCGTACGCTCGGCGTGGCGTCGTGCTGCCGCTAGTGCTGGATGATGTACTGGTGAATTTTGATTCCAGTCGAGCCGAATCGGCCGCCAAGGTGCTGCGCGACTTCGCCGACTTGGGGCATCAAGTAATTATGTTCACCTGCCATGAACACATCATGCGAATCTTCTACAACATTGGGGTCCAAGTACGTGTGCTTCCAGCACAAGGTACCGTTGGCGAAGCTGAGATTTTTTATCCTGGGATGCTCTCAGGCGAGGAAGTGCTGGAACCGCAACCAGAAATGGTTGAACTGCACGAGTTAGAGCACGTACCAGTGGTAGTGCCAGAGGCTGTCGCAGTAGAGGAAGTTGCCGCCGATACACCCCCAGATACTTGGGCGACGTCAGAGCCCCTTGAGGAGGCCGAGCAACCGCCATCGATCGACTGGTTATGGTACGAACGCGGTCCCATGAGATTTGAAAGCCCATCAGAAAGCAAGCTGGATTGGGGCTGGATCGAGTCGCAAGACGAGGTTGACCAGCGGTCCACACCAGAGGACTTATGGTGGCGCCCAAACGGCGTCAGCCACATGAAGATCGCCTGA
- a CDS encoding oligopeptide:H+ symporter, which produces MMRDGTSLTASTNSPAAGLPELFGHPTGLFTLFFAEMWERFSFYGMRALLVLYLIKGFLGFSDKDANAVYGAYTALVYMTPFFGGLIADRLLGKRTVVILGAALMSLGHLLMTIQKELWFFTALGFLIVGNGFFKPNISSIVGTLYVPGSPKRDGGFTIFYIGVNLGAALAPLICGYVGETYGWHYGFGLATIGMLLGMAVFVAPTRLTQALILLTSLVSAAATLYFNAGDLFSVASNIFVCLSLIASACISVAALGRGGLPKWAGQPPCEPAQWRLNLIKVLLGTLVSIPVFVLLVSGFSVLPGFDKQLILLPESITEQLRNSPKPLLRGLAEFVAEVSRPAGLVLIVSGLVATVILTRATLKENLVGRQRLYVAFILTFFSMWFWAFFEQSGSSVNNFTDRNIDRVREQRMVSEADVGQSVRLSLMANPKDKSLAYLSQEFLGHENAADLSAQLQQSIRIVESAKEPNKRMSEQKLQETIDIICQQPRLTMTALTYLREAARSHSGPDDATVPWTFTAENVDRIGWGGTEIPASIFQSVNAIYIMLFGLAFTAAWGYLAARGWEPSTPVKFSLGLLQVGLGFAMLYIGAQTADQDGMVGMTWLLLMYLLLTTGELCLSPVGLSMVTKLSPQNLVSTVMGTWFLATAFSQFLAAIIAQYASVNEGSSNLIPVPAETVHVYGDVYGLIAIMGCSAGFVCLAMSPLLKRWMHEEPDMAASP; this is translated from the coding sequence ATGATGCGCGATGGTACTTCCCTAACGGCCTCTACCAACTCGCCTGCCGCCGGATTGCCGGAACTGTTTGGGCATCCCACCGGCCTGTTTACTCTGTTCTTCGCCGAGATGTGGGAACGATTCTCATTCTACGGTATGCGGGCTCTGTTGGTACTGTACCTCATTAAAGGCTTTTTGGGGTTTAGTGATAAGGATGCCAACGCAGTCTATGGAGCCTATACAGCACTGGTGTACATGACTCCGTTTTTTGGAGGCTTGATCGCCGACCGACTGCTAGGCAAGCGAACTGTTGTGATTCTGGGTGCGGCCTTGATGTCCTTGGGTCACCTGTTGATGACGATTCAGAAGGAGCTGTGGTTCTTCACTGCTTTGGGATTCTTGATCGTGGGCAATGGATTCTTCAAACCGAACATTTCATCCATCGTTGGCACGTTGTATGTCCCAGGCAGTCCCAAGCGCGATGGCGGTTTTACAATCTTTTATATCGGCGTAAATCTAGGTGCGGCGCTCGCGCCACTGATCTGCGGGTACGTGGGCGAGACCTATGGCTGGCACTATGGCTTTGGGTTGGCAACCATCGGAATGTTGTTGGGCATGGCGGTATTCGTAGCTCCCACGCGGCTGACGCAGGCTTTGATCCTTCTCACTTCGCTGGTCAGCGCGGCAGCTACACTGTACTTCAACGCTGGCGATCTATTTTCAGTGGCTTCCAATATCTTCGTCTGCCTGTCGCTGATTGCCAGCGCTTGCATCTCGGTGGCCGCGCTGGGGCGTGGCGGACTGCCCAAGTGGGCTGGCCAGCCGCCCTGCGAACCGGCACAGTGGCGGCTAAACCTGATCAAAGTTCTGCTGGGGACGCTGGTCTCGATACCCGTGTTTGTCCTGCTTGTGTCAGGCTTTTCCGTGCTGCCTGGATTCGACAAACAATTAATTCTGTTGCCAGAAAGTATCACAGAGCAACTGCGCAACAGCCCCAAACCACTATTGCGCGGACTGGCAGAGTTTGTAGCCGAAGTCAGCCGGCCTGCGGGCTTGGTATTGATCGTCTCCGGTCTGGTAGCCACCGTTATTCTGACCCGCGCTACCTTGAAAGAAAACCTCGTTGGTCGCCAGCGACTGTATGTGGCCTTCATTCTGACTTTTTTTTCGATGTGGTTTTGGGCGTTCTTCGAGCAATCGGGCAGCTCGGTTAACAATTTTACGGATCGCAACATCGATCGCGTTCGCGAACAACGGATGGTATCCGAGGCCGATGTAGGCCAGAGCGTGCGGTTAAGCCTAATGGCTAATCCGAAAGACAAAAGTCTGGCATACCTCAGCCAAGAGTTCCTTGGTCATGAAAACGCGGCAGATCTATCGGCCCAGTTGCAGCAATCCATCCGCATCGTCGAATCGGCCAAAGAGCCCAACAAACGTATGAGCGAGCAAAAATTGCAAGAAACCATCGACATCATCTGCCAACAGCCGCGATTGACGATGACCGCTCTGACCTATCTACGCGAAGCCGCTCGATCACACTCTGGTCCGGATGATGCTACCGTACCTTGGACATTCACTGCAGAAAACGTGGACCGCATTGGCTGGGGAGGTACCGAGATTCCGGCCTCGATATTTCAGTCCGTGAACGCCATTTACATCATGCTCTTCGGGCTGGCATTCACCGCAGCTTGGGGATACCTGGCCGCTCGCGGATGGGAACCCAGTACACCCGTCAAATTTTCGCTGGGCCTGCTGCAAGTTGGACTTGGCTTTGCCATGTTGTACATCGGAGCGCAAACCGCCGACCAGGACGGAATGGTGGGCATGACCTGGTTGCTGTTGATGTACCTACTGCTGACAACGGGCGAGCTGTGTTTATCTCCGGTGGGATTGTCGATGGTCACCAAGCTATCGCCCCAAAATCTGGTTAGCACCGTTATGGGTACCTGGTTTCTGGCAACTGCGTTCTCGCAGTTTCTGGCTGCGATCATTGCTCAATATGCCAGCGTCAATGAAGGTTCTAGCAATCTAATTCCAGTTCCGGCTGAGACTGTACACGTTTACGGCGACGTTTACGGATTAATCGCCATTATGGGCTGCTCTGCAGGCTTCGTGTGCCTGGCAATGTCACCGCTGTTGAAGCGCTGGATGCACGAAGAGCCAGACATGGCCGCTAGCCCGTAG
- a CDS encoding YkgJ family cysteine cluster protein has product MTEPSGHGQSPIVELKADGAPSATARIPVAIEGKQLQLSITVPTEPVKLSCILPILQGFANQIVAAAVTKAAQANEQVSCKAGCGACCRQIVPISPSEAHAVHQLVESLPEQRRETIRQRFRQAVQRLDEANLLESLRDAKSEIDEAQVASDYFQLGIACPFLEDESCSIHQDRPLACREYLVTSPAVECSRPSSSNVRCVPISVSTSWVLRAMDWDALPLGAGWLPLVLSLEWTEDTPEPTPRPGPQWIQHFLARLARRPKPR; this is encoded by the coding sequence ATGACTGAGCCTTCCGGGCACGGCCAATCGCCAATTGTCGAACTAAAGGCCGATGGCGCACCTTCCGCAACGGCCAGAATTCCGGTTGCCATTGAAGGCAAGCAGCTTCAGTTGTCGATTACGGTCCCAACAGAACCGGTGAAACTCAGCTGCATACTGCCAATCCTACAGGGCTTTGCCAATCAGATTGTAGCTGCAGCAGTTACCAAAGCAGCTCAGGCTAATGAGCAGGTTTCATGCAAGGCGGGCTGCGGTGCCTGTTGTCGTCAAATCGTACCGATCTCACCATCCGAAGCCCATGCAGTTCATCAGTTAGTGGAATCGCTTCCCGAACAACGGCGTGAGACCATTCGTCAACGCTTTCGACAAGCTGTCCAACGCCTGGATGAAGCCAATTTGTTGGAGTCGCTACGAGACGCAAAGTCGGAAATTGATGAAGCTCAAGTGGCTTCCGATTATTTCCAGTTGGGTATTGCATGCCCCTTTCTGGAGGATGAATCATGTTCGATCCATCAGGATCGACCTCTGGCCTGTCGGGAGTATCTGGTTACGTCGCCAGCAGTGGAGTGTTCGCGTCCAAGTTCCAGCAATGTCCGGTGCGTTCCGATTTCGGTCAGCACTTCCTGGGTTCTGCGTGCCATGGATTGGGATGCGCTGCCCTTGGGCGCAGGCTGGTTGCCGCTGGTCTTATCACTGGAATGGACCGAAGATACACCTGAACCGACCCCACGACCAGGTCCACAGTGGATACAGCACTTTTTGGCTCGATTGGCCCGCCGTCCTAAGCCTCGCTAG
- a CDS encoding DNA repair exonuclease has product MAKESFRFIHASDFHLERPLQDIYDLPEHLKRTLVEAPWKAAEAVFEHAIIENVDFVILSGDILNPATAGAQGVAFLLDQFELLRARGIQVYWLGGTADDMDRWPAAVALPANVHVFSKKAVESFVFRRHQTCLATLIGRSVDGNEMVRAAEHAHDPDETFVIAVAYGKADAESLAAENVHYWALGGKHQASIVQTEEPAIRYSGSPQARCLQEEGAHGFVLVDVDAQRHVQIHTIDVDLIRYSEQDIDADDVALGRDLRQTLAKRVARLQSDAAGRHLLVKWRIKLDLENAEMVGPSAVEELLSWLRREFGHGQPCCWSTDIEILPPGELPAKWKEEDTILGDFLRTSAEHRKESAKHLNLKSIADLEVPSTHLWQATLLPANASIQLATLQKSTLLGVDLLRGHQVDLLAPTRRFGGAAK; this is encoded by the coding sequence ATGGCCAAGGAATCATTTCGCTTTATTCACGCTAGCGATTTTCACTTAGAGCGACCGCTGCAGGATATCTATGACCTGCCCGAACACCTCAAGCGGACGTTGGTCGAAGCCCCATGGAAAGCGGCTGAAGCCGTATTTGAACATGCGATCATCGAGAACGTTGACTTTGTAATCCTGTCCGGCGACATCTTGAATCCAGCGACCGCCGGGGCACAAGGCGTTGCATTTCTGTTGGACCAATTTGAACTGCTGCGGGCTCGCGGCATTCAGGTCTACTGGCTGGGAGGAACCGCTGACGACATGGATCGCTGGCCAGCCGCAGTGGCTTTGCCTGCCAATGTTCATGTATTCTCAAAGAAGGCTGTCGAAAGCTTCGTGTTTCGTCGCCATCAAACCTGCTTGGCGACGCTGATTGGGCGTAGCGTCGATGGCAATGAAATGGTTCGCGCTGCAGAACACGCTCACGACCCTGATGAAACATTTGTTATCGCCGTTGCCTACGGCAAGGCCGATGCAGAGTCGCTAGCTGCTGAAAATGTCCATTACTGGGCGTTGGGTGGCAAGCATCAAGCCAGCATCGTGCAAACCGAAGAGCCGGCCATTCGCTACAGCGGATCTCCGCAGGCGCGCTGCTTGCAAGAGGAGGGGGCACATGGGTTTGTGCTGGTGGATGTCGATGCTCAGCGGCATGTCCAAATCCATACCATAGACGTAGACCTGATTCGCTACTCGGAGCAAGACATCGATGCTGATGACGTAGCCTTAGGACGCGATTTGCGGCAAACGCTGGCGAAGCGCGTAGCGCGGCTGCAAAGTGACGCGGCTGGCCGACACTTGCTGGTGAAATGGCGCATTAAGTTGGATTTAGAGAACGCGGAGATGGTGGGACCATCAGCGGTAGAAGAACTATTGAGTTGGCTGCGGCGCGAGTTCGGGCATGGTCAGCCGTGTTGCTGGTCAACCGACATCGAGATACTGCCACCTGGCGAACTGCCAGCCAAATGGAAGGAAGAGGATACGATTCTGGGTGATTTCTTGAGAACGTCGGCCGAGCATCGCAAAGAGAGCGCCAAGCATCTAAATCTGAAGTCAATTGCCGATCTCGAAGTTCCCAGTACACATTTGTGGCAGGCGACGCTGTTGCCGGCCAACGCTTCGATTCAGTTGGCGACGCTACAAAAGAGTACGTTGTTGGGAGTTGATTTGCTGCGTGGCCATCAGGTCGATCTGTTAGCACCCACCCGCCGATTCGGAGGAGCTGCCAAGTGA